Proteins found in one Triticum aestivum cultivar Chinese Spring chromosome 4D, IWGSC CS RefSeq v2.1, whole genome shotgun sequence genomic segment:
- the LOC123097937 gene encoding probable mannose-1-phosphate guanylyltransferase 1, producing MKALILVGGFGTRLRPLTLSVPKPLVDFANKPMILHQIEALKDVGVTEVVLAINYQPEVMLNFLKDFESKLGIKITCSQETEPMGTAGPLALARDKLDDGSGEPFFVLNSDVISEYPFAELIEFHKSHGGEATIMVTKVDEPSKYGVVVTEEETGKVERFVEKPKVFVGNKINAGIYLLSPSVLDRIELKPTSIEKEVFPRIAADKGLYAMVLPGFWMDIGQPRDYITGLRLYLESLRKRAPARLAAGAHVLGNVLVHETATIGEGCLIGPDVAVGPGCVVEAGVRLSRCTVMRGARVKKHACISGSIVGWHSTVGKWARVENMTILGEDVHVCDEVYSNGGVVLPHKEIKSSILKPEIVM from the exons ATGAAGGCCCTCATTCTTGTGGGAGGATTCGGCACTCGCCTGCGGCCGCTGACGCTCAGCGTGCCCAAGCCGCTCGTCGATTTCGCCAACAAGCCCATGATCCTGCATCAG ATCGAGGCTCTGAAAGATGTGGGAGTCACAGAAGTTGTCCTGGCCATCAATTACCAGCCAGAG GTCATGCTCAACTTTCTCAAGGACTTCGAGAGCAAGCTTGGCATCAAGATCACCTGCTCCCAGGAGACAGAGCCAATGGGAACCGCCGGACCGCTGGCCCTTGCCCGCGACAAGCTCGACGACGGGTCCGGCGAGCCTTTCTTCGTCCTCAACAGCGACGTGATCAGCGAGTACCCGTTCGCAGAGCTCATCGAGTTCCACAAGTCCCATGGCGGCGAGGCCACGATCATGGTCACCAAG GTGGACGAGCCTTCCAAGTACGGCGTGGTGGTGACGGAGGAGGAGACCGGGAAGGTGGAGCGGTTCGTGGAGAAGCCCAAGGTGTTCGTGGGCAACAAGATCAACGCCGGCATCTACCTGCTGAGCCCGTCCGTGCTGGACCGCATCGAGCTGAAGCCGACGTCCATCGAGAAGGAGGTGTTCCCGCGCATCGCCGCCGACAAGGGCCTGTACGCCATGGTGCTGCCGGGGTTCTGGATGGACATCGGGCAGCCGAGGGACTACATCACGGGGCTCAGGCTCTACCTGGAGTCCCTGAGGAagagggcgccggcgaggctgGCGGCGGGCGCGCACGTCCTGGGCAACGTGCTGGTGCACGAGACGGCGACGATCGGGGAGGGGTGCCTGATCGGGCCGGACGTGGCCGTCGGCCCCGGGTGCGTGGTGGAGGCCGGGGTGAGGCTGTCGAGGTGCACCGTGATGCGGGGCGCGCGCGTGAAGAAGCACGCGTGCATCTCCGGCAGCATCGTGGGGTGGCACTCGACGGTGGGCAAGTGGGCGCGCGTGGAGAACATGACCATCCTCGGCGAGGACGTGCACGTCTGCGACGAGGTGTACAGCAACGGCGGCGTGGTGCTCCCGCACAAGGAGATCAAGTCCAGCATCCTCAAGCCCGAGATCGTCATGTGA